From Coturnix japonica isolate 7356 chromosome 3, Coturnix japonica 2.1, whole genome shotgun sequence, the proteins below share one genomic window:
- the SMPDL3A gene encoding acid sphingomyelinase-like phosphodiesterase 3a: protein MEPPGIRAARLSLGLALLCSALRVALAAPAGPGPRSAVGQFWHISDLHLDPTYHITPDHTKVCSSSKGANASNPGPFGDFLCDSPYELILSAFTFMKDSKQQASFMIWTGDSPPHVPVEELSTKLVINIIGNMSSTIQSFFPDLQVFPALGNHDYWPQDQLPVTTSEVYDAVADFWKPWLTDEAIGTFRKGGFYTQLFESSVSSEPLRIISLNTNLYYSPNHVTVNITDPANQLAWLEGILEASSQKKEKVYIIGHVPIGYLPYARNTTAIREYYNERLVKIFRKYSGVIAGQFFGHTHRDSIMVLLDEEEKPVNSLFVAPAVTPVKNVWQMESNNPGVRFYQYDLLNYSLLDLWQFYLDLRDANKKNESNWKLEYILTKAYGIEDLKPESLYEMAKQLSVPHSTLFERYYNNFIVSYNKTIVCEEGCKTCQICAIQYLDYSSYTDCISREEAWR, encoded by the exons ATGGAGCCACCGGGGATACGCGCCGCCCGGCTGTCCCTCGGCCTGGCGCTGCTTTGCTCTGCGCTGCGAGTTGCACTGGCGGCGCCGGCCGGCCCGGGGCCCCGCTCCGCTGTGG gGCAGTTCTGGCATATATCTGACCTGCACTTAGATCCAACTTACCACATCACTCCTGATCACACCAAAGTTTGTTCTTCTTCCAAAGGAGCCAATGCCTCTAACCCAGGCCCTTTTGGAGACTTTTTATGTGATTCTCCTTATGAGCTTATTTTGTCAGCATTTACTTTCATGAAGGATTCAAAACAGCAGGCTTCATTCATGATTTGGACAGG agatAGTCCTCCTCATGTTCCGGTGGAAGAACTCTCCACAAAGTTGGTCATTAATATCATTGGCAATATGAGCTCTACAATTCAGAGTTTCTTTCCAGATCTTCAGGTTTTTCCGGCCTTGGGAAATCATGATTACTGGCCACAG GATCAGCTTCCTGTAACCACCAGTGAAGTTTATGATGCTGTAGCAGATTTCTGGAAGCCTTGGCTAACTGATGAAGCCATCGGTACCTTCAGAAAAG GTGGCTTCTACACACAACTGTTTGAATCGAGTGTGAGCTCTGAACCACTCAGGATAATCAGTTTGAACACAAATTTGTATTATAGCCCAAACCACGTGACTGTGAATATCACAGACCCAGCCAACCAGCTGGCCTGGCTGGAGGGAATACTAGAAGCCTCTtcacaaaagaaggaaaag GTGTATATAATAGGACATGTACCAATAGGATACTTGCCATATGCAAGGAATACTACAGCTATCAGAGAATACTACAATGAGAGACTGGTAAAAATTTTTCGCAAATACAGTGGTGTTATTGCTGGGCAGTTTTTTGGACACACTCATAGAGACAGTATCATGGTCCTCTTGGATGAAGAAG AAAAGCCAGTAAATTCCTTGTTTGTGGCTCCTGCTGTAACCCCAGTGAAGAATGTATGGCAAATGGAGTCCAATAACCCAGGTGTCAGATTCTATCAATATGATCTCCTTAATTACAGCTTGCTG GATCTTTGGCAGTTTTACTTGGACCTCAGAGATGccaacaagaaaaatgaatcgAACTGGAAATTAGAATACATCTTGACTAAAGCTTACGGCATTGAAGACTTGAAGCCAGAAAGTTTATATGAAATGGCCAAGCAGTTGTCTGTGCCACACAGCACATTGTTTGAGCGGTATTACAATAACTTCATTGTGAGTTATAACAAAACCATTGTCTGTGAAGAGGGGTGCAAGACCTGCCAAATATGTGCAATCCAATATCTGGATTATTCCTCATACACAGATTGTATCAGTCGGGAGGAAGCGTGGAGATGA